One part of the Solanum dulcamara chromosome 3, daSolDulc1.2, whole genome shotgun sequence genome encodes these proteins:
- the LOC129881831 gene encoding uncharacterized protein LOC129881831, which translates to MASIHIISIFSLILLLPIWSTADNALPPIFSPIFENVCKEVTCGKGSCKASSNSTFGFACECDAGWRQTRLENDNFFKFLPCVVPNCTVNVSCGEEASPPAPAPDKRANSSFFEPCHWADCGGGSCNKTSPFTYSCDCQEGYYNLLNQTGFPCFKECALGMDCTQLGFGLTNKSTSPPPSLSDNSKSIAISFSGGGYGWLIVTAASIAAIF; encoded by the exons ATGGCTtcaattcatatcatttcaattTTCTCTCTAATTCTTCTTTTACCAATATGGTCCACTGCAGACAATGCTCTGCCTCCTATCTTCTCCCCTATTTTTG AGAATGTGTGTAAAGAAGTGACTTGTGGAAAAGGAAGTTGTAAGGCTTCTTCAAATTCTACTTTTGGTTTCGCATGTGAATGTGATGCTGGTTGGAGGCAAACTCGTTTggaaaatgataattttttcaagtttcttCCTTGTGTAGTTCCCAATT GTACTGTTAATGTATCCTGTGGAGAGGAGGCTTCTCCTCCTGCCCCAGCGCCTGATAAACGCGCTAATTCATCGTTCTTTGAAC CATGTCATTGGGCTGATTGTGGAGGAGGCTCGTGCAATAAGACCTCTCCCTTCACATATTCTTGTGATTGCCAAGAGGGTTACTACAATCTACTCAATCAAACCGGTTTCCCTTGCTTCAAAGAAT GTGCTCTCGGAATGGATTGTACTCAGCTGGGTTTTGGTCTAACGAACAAGTCAACTTCTCCGCCTCCGAGTTTGTCTGATAACAGCAAAAGTATAG CTATTTCGTTTTCTGGTGGTGGCTATGGCTGGTTGATCGTCACAGCTGCATCTATCGCTGCGATTTTTTGA